CGGTGCCGCTGACCCGCGCCGGATAATCGCGCTCCTGGTGCATGCGGATGGTGCCATAGCCACCATTATCGACCACCAACACCAACAGGTTCGCACCATGTTGCGCGGCGGTCGCGAGTTCCTGACCGTTCATCAGAAAATCGCCATCGCCTGCCACTGCAACAACGCAGCGGTCGGGGAAACGTAACGCCGCCGCCACAGCAGCCGGTACGCCATAGCCCATCGCACCTGCAGTCGGAGCTAACTGGCTGGGCATATCGCCATAGCGCCAATAGCGATGCCACCAGCCGGAGAAATTGCCTGCGCCATTGCAGATAATGCTGTCCGCCGGGCATAACTCGCGCATCGCGGCGACACATTGACCGAGATCGAGCATGGCATCGCTCGGTTGCGGGGTGGACCATTCGCGCCATTCGGCATGGGCTTTTGCACCCGCGTCAAAGCTCAGCAGATCATGATCCCAAAGCGCCGCGGTCTCGGCAAATTCGGACATATCGGCGCAGATCGGCAGATCATTGTGATAGACGCGGTTCAGCTCGTTGGGGTCTGGATGCACATGCACCAGCGTCTGATGCGGATGATCGGGAGTGATGAGCGTATAACCATCAGTGGTTGCCTCACCCAGCCGCGCACCAACGGCAAGGATCAGGTCGGCCTGCTTGACCCGCTCAACCAGCTTGGGATTAGGCCCATAGCCGAGATTGCCGGCATAGACCGCGCTGTCATTGGGGAAGGCATCCTGTCTTCGGAACGCACAGGCGACGGGCAGACCGATACGCTCGGCAAAAATCTGGAAATTGGCGCGGGTCTCCGCATCCCAATCTGCGCCGCCGACAATCGCAATCGGATCGGTGGCATCGCGCAGCAAATCCTCCAGAGCGGTCATCGCATCGGGGCAGAGTGGCTGGGCCGGGCGGATTATCTTGGGGCGATCTATGGCCTCAACCTGATCGCGCAGCATATCTTCCGGCAGCGTCAACACTACCGGCCCGGGCCGCCCTGAAAGCGCCGTGGCATAGGCGCGCGCAACATATTCCGGGATACGCGCCGCATCATCAATCCGCGCGGCCCATTTCGCCAGCGGCGTAAACATTGCGGAGAAATCGACTTCCTGAAAGCCCTCGCGATCACGATCACCGCGCGCGACATCGCCGATAAACAGGATCATCGGCTGTGAATCCTGCATCGCCA
Above is a genomic segment from Pseudomonadota bacterium containing:
- a CDS encoding thiamine pyrophosphate-binding protein, producing the protein MTKRTGGEILANQLIIQGCDRLFTVPGESFLAVLDALHDRTADIDTIVCRQEAGVTFMACADGAMTGQPGIAFVTRGPGATNASIGVHVAMQDSQPMILFIGDVARGDRDREGFQEVDFSAMFTPLAKWAARIDDAARIPEYVARAYATALSGRPGPVVLTLPEDMLRDQVEAIDRPKIIRPAQPLCPDAMTALEDLLRDATDPIAIVGGADWDAETRANFQIFAERIGLPVACAFRRQDAFPNDSAVYAGNLGYGPNPKLVERVKQADLILAVGARLGEATTDGYTLITPDHPHQTLVHVHPDPNELNRVYHNDLPICADMSEFAETAALWDHDLLSFDAGAKAHAEWREWSTPQPSDAMLDLGQCVAAMRELCPADSIICNGAGNFSGWWHRYWRYGDMPSQLAPTAGAMGYGVPAAVAAALRFPDRCVVAVAGDGDFLMNGQELATAAQHGANLLVLVVDNGGYGTIRMHQERDYPARVSGTELSNPDFAAFGAAFGAWTATVEKTTDFTPALEQAMARNGIRLLHLKTDIEHLTAGGVRVSALRNA